The proteins below come from a single Miscanthus floridulus cultivar M001 chromosome 1, ASM1932011v1, whole genome shotgun sequence genomic window:
- the LOC136543500 gene encoding protein HUA2-LIKE 2-like isoform X1 produces MAPAKRKRAAAAAAAAAAAASKWKVGDLVLAKMKGFPAWPAMISEPEQWKMPSTKKKPLVYFYGTKQIAFCNYADLEAFTEEKKRSLLAKRHGKGADFLRAVDEIIEVYDSLRDKGNNKVDLGAEEVKPGVEKFAENNSCMDTENLVSSSYMHNDKKIEDHYVTTRRHDMVNSDRPSVTIMGDECCVVNSAPEPAENVSVLDEMRDISLRTNSFSNKQRDAQPQNCYTRSRVPSLRKSRSSISVESRKAQGSGKFFYHTNLASIDLVPGEHKEHSSRHRHEDDKANSGSVSTSDNVWLHSGGGTSNQPTLGASNSNRMFNPPAKVDSTCNSEASENGTSETELKSNGTSNTAVIFTRKRKSDRKPVPHYKDCTTPNKDEQLRAEYSEILPDSPNSKNEVSKSDGDEHLPLVKRARVRMGRSQLEDSPVDEIDASNKKPELATTLDQCDRNGKPASPANDYLADQVSTVVNSASNPSCKFDTTILLKEAHLPWKNKEYHPKILALDVEAALPPSKRLHRALEAMSANVAENINNIPEVTGPNEMALNGSLLTANSHSNKSADAVVTVSNNPVIVQSPEPSLDTQFVHNPSGKCTSEPILQNNTIPDSASVPSRENDSCEETLMDTKTANGSCVFSELDNDSCGKTSALCMKLNRPALDVTQATSVPDRLSSCLEKASENVSASGVKETKPFGSAVCDVDRSAEPIDRSNNNVMSNTIQHSETIVVDSVNNVGDTASNSSLATKSSSIQSDADTRTSEVHTFSSLALKELNHRKIKDRSTSPDSMPMKELIAVAQARRFSRSTSFPDNFLNAKYIPETSINTPPKEGSHRQLSPSNRIIRPTSGNDNVHSRSPFDNIQPKKLAGHDEANAARRSFKDFLSTLTRTKESISRATRLAIECAKFGIAGEAIDIIVEHLEKESNLYKRVDLFFLVDSITQCSRNQKGGSGDVYPSLIQAVLPRILYAAAPPGNSAWENRKQCLKVLKLWLERKTLSEYVIRHHIREIETINEASFGSSRRPSRTERALNDPLRDNEGMLVDEYGSNAGFQLPNLICTKVLEEEEESSSEDRSLSFEAVTPEQDAPYNDDNEESQIPVEKHHHILEEVDGELEMEDVAPPSDIEATTKCQTEQSDTNCAPSDQRHSDVGPPLPVDWPPSPPPLPSSPPPVPPPLPAPVPQSAQMQPKLQMASDPIGPHPPRTTYNVQSQQPHSIAEHPGNMNSSAASLPPPPFNNSGYGAQPNQIPPPPPMAPLNPPGPHGSFPAPPAPYHGNNYHRPPATTMPNEGYHLQPPPPPPPPNQFPSVPPEHQHRPHHWGNNCPPYPERYRYNGHDRGHHRHDRRHHGHDRQQHYDDRGYHYDDRGYHYDDRGHYFDDRRHHFDDREHHFDERAIRGPMHNEAADRGRYPFPPAGPPPIPDHFEAPPAPMHYGRPSDPPPGPCAGWSRPPRISNDYSPSRHSVEPPVSHAAGGHGGWRPR; encoded by the exons ATGGCGCCAGCGAAGAGGAAGCGCGCAGCGgctgcggcggccgcggcggcggctgccgCGTCCAAGTGGAAGGTGGGCGACCTCGTGCTCGCCAAGATGAAGGGCTTCCCGGCCTGGCCGGCTATG ATTAGTGAACCAGAGCAGTGGAAGATGCCTTCTACTAAAAAGAAACCGCTGGTTTATTTCTATGGTACTAAACAGAT TGCTTTCTGCAATTATGCTGATCTCGAGGCATTCACTGAAGAGAAAAAAAGATCTCTACTTGCTAAGCGACATGGTAAAGGGGCTGATTTCCTGAGAGCAGTTGATGAGATAATTGAAGTTTATGATTCTCTAAGGGATAAAGGTAATAACAAGGTTGACTTGGGTGCTGAAGAAGTAAAGCCAGGCGTAGAAAAGTTTGCTGAAAATAATAGCTGCATGGATACTGAAAATCTGGTCAGTAGCTCTTATATGCACAATGATAAAAAGATAGAAGATCATTATGTCACTACCAGGAGACATGACATGGTCAATTCTGACAGGCCTTCAGTCACTATAATGGGTGACGAGTGCTGTGTTGTAAATTCTGCCCCTGAGCCTGCTGAAAATGTATCCGTCCTTGATGAAATGAGGGATATTTCTTTGCGTACTAATTCATTTTCAAATAAGCAAAGGGATGCACAGCCACAAAATTGCTACACACGTAGTAGGGTTCCATCTCTGCGGAAGTCAAGAAGTTCAATAAGTGTGGAATCGAGAAAGGCTCAAGGTTCTGGTAAATTTTTTTATCATACCAATTTGGCTTCTATTGATTTGGTTCCTGGTGAACATAAGGAACATTCCAGTCGTCATAGGCATGAGGATGACAAAGCTAACTCAGGTTCTGTTTCTACATCAGATAATGTCTGGTTGCATTCTGGCGGAGGCACTTCCAACCAACCAACTTTGGGGGCTAGTAACAGCAACAGAATGTTTAATCCTCCTGCTAAGGTGGATAGTACTTGTAACAGTGAAGCATCTGAAAATGGAACTTCAGAGACAGAATTGAAATCAAATGGCACATCAAACACAGCAGTAATTTTCACGAGAAAAAGAAAATCAGATAGAAAACCTGTTCCTCATTATAAAGATTGTACAACACCAAATAAAGATGAGCAATTACGTGCTGAGTACAGTGAAATCCTTCCAGATTCTCCAAATTCGAAGAATGAAGTAAGCAAGTCAGATGGAGATGAGCACTTGCCATTGGTCAAAAGGGCAAGGGTCCGAATGGGAAGGTCTCAGTTGGAGGATTCACCAGTTGATGAAATTGATGCTTCTAATAAGAAGCCAGAGCTTGCAACAACCTTGGACCAATGTGATAGGAATGGTAAACCTGCAAGTCCTGCCAATGATTACTTAGCTGATCAGGTGTCCACAGTCGTAAATTCTGCTTCTAATCCGTCCTGCAAATTTGACACAACTATCCTGTTAAAGGAAGCTCATCTTCCTTGGAAGAATAAAGAATACCATCCAAAAATTTTAGCATTAGATGTGGAAGCTGCTTTGCCTCCTTCAAAACGCCTTCATCGTGCCTTAGAAGCGATGTCTGCTAATGTTGCTGAGAATATCAACAATATACCTGAAGTGACAGGACCAAATGAAATGGCTCTAAATGGCTCTTTGTTGACAGCAAACAGCCATTCTAATAAATCTGCAGATGCAGTAGTCACAGTATCCAATAATCCTGTAATAGTTCAAAGCCCTGAACCTTCTTTAGACACACAGTTCGTGCATAACCCATCGGGCAAATGTACCTCAGAACCAATTTTACAAAATAACACCATTCCTGATTCTGCTTCAGTTCCTTCAAGAGAAAATGATTCCTGTGAAGAAACCCTCATGGATACTAAAACGGCCAATGGTTCTTGTGTTTTTAGTGAACTAGATAATGATTCCTGTGGGAAAACTTCAGCCCTTTGTATGAAATTGAATCGGCCTGCACTTGATGTTACACAAGCCACATCTGTACCTGACCGGTTGTCTTCATGTTTGGAGAAAGCCAGTGAAAATGTGTCAGCAAGTGGTGTCAAAGAGACGAAACCATTTGGCTCTGCTGTTTGTGATGTTGACAGAAGTGCAGAACCGATTGACCGTTCAAACAACAATGTGATGAGCAACACTATACAACATAGTGAGACTATTGTAGTGGATTCAGTGAACAATGTGGGGGATACGGCAAGCAACTCTTCGTTGGCTACTAAATCATCCAGTATACAATCCGATGCAGACACCCGGACATCTGAAGT GCATACGTTCTCATCTTTGGCATTGAAAGAACTGAACCATAGAAAAATTAAGGACAGGAGCACTTCTCCAGATTCAATGCCAATGAAAGAACTTATAGCTGTTGCACAAGCTAGAAGGTTTTCTCGATCAACTTCCTTTCCAGATAACTTCCTAAATGCCAAGTATATTCCTGAGACATCAATAAATACACCTCCCAAGGAAGGATCACACAGGCAGTTGTCACCCTCAAATCGGATAATCAGGCCCACCTCTGGAAATGATAATGTTCATTCTCGGAGTCCTTTTGATAATATTCAACCGAAGAAATTAGCAGGGCATGATGAAGCCAATGCAGCACGAAGGTCTTTCAAAGATTTCCTCAGTACATTGACAAGAACCAAAGAAAGTATATCACGCGCGACACGTCTTGCTATTGAGTGTGCTAAATTTGGCATTGCTGGTGAG GCAATTGACATCATCGTTGAACACCTGGAAAAGGAATCAAATTTATATAAGAGGGTGGATCTCTTCTTTCTTGTAGATTCAATAACACAATGCTCCCGCAATCAGAAAG GTGGATCTGGAGATGTATATCCCTCTCTCATTCAGGCAGTTCTACCTCGAATTCTCTATGCTGCTGCACCTCCTGGAAACTCAGCATGGGAGAATCGAAAGCAATGTCTCAAG GTTTTGAAACTTTGGCTTGAAAGGAAAACACTTTCAGAATATGTCATCCGTCACCATATTAGAGAAATTGAGACTATCAACGAGGCATCATTTGGAAGTTCTCGCCGTCCTTCAAGAACAGAGAGAGCTCTAAATGACCCTTTGCGTGACAATGAAGGAATGCTTGTTGATGAGTATGGGAG CAATGCTGGTTTTCAGCTACCCAACTTAATTTGTACAAAAGTacttgaagaagaggaagaaagctCTTCTGAAGATAGGAGCTTGAGCTTTGAAGCTGTTACACCTGAACAGGATGCCCCATATAATGATGACAATGAAGAATCTCAAATACCTGTTGAGAAGCATCACCACATTCTTGAAGAGGTTGATGGTGAGCTTGAGATGGAGGATGTAGCTCCACCATCTGATATTGAAGCAACCACCAAATGCCAAACAGAGCAAAGTGACACCAATTGTGCACCATCTGATCAACGGCATTCAGATGTTGGCCCTCCACTTCCTGTGGACTGGCCTCCATCACCTCCGCCGTTGCCATCATCTCCTCCGCCTGTGCCACCTCCTCTACCTGCCCCCGTTCCTCAGAGTGCGCAGATGCAGCCTAAATTACAAATGGCATCTGATCCCATTGGGCCGCATCCTCCAAGAACTACATAT AATGTTCAAAGTCAACAACCGCATTCAATTGCAGAGCACCCAGGTAACATGAATTCTTCTGCTGCATCATTGCCACCCCCACCTTTTAATAATTCGGGATATGGAGCGCAACCAAATCAGATACCACCTCCCCCACCAATGGCACCACTCAATCCTCCTGGTCCCCATGGTAGTTTCCCTGCTCCCCCAGCACCATACCATGGGAATAACTATCATCGGCCTCCAGCCACAACAATGCCTAACGAGGGATATCATCTGCAACCACCACCCCCTCCACCACCTCCAAATCAATTCCCTTCTGTGCCGCCAGAACACCAACATAGGCCACATCACTGGGGTAATAACTGTCCACCTTATCCTGAGAGATATCGGTACAATGGACATGATCGAGGTCATCACAGACATGATAGAAGGCATCATGGGCATGACAGACAACAACATTATGATGATAGAGGATACCACTATGATGATAGAGGATATCACTATGATGATAGAGGCCATTACTTCGATGATAGAAGACATCATTTTGATGACAGAGAACATCACTTCGATGAGAGAGCTATTAGGGGGCCAATGCACAATGAGGCTGCTGACAGGGGAAGATATCCTTTTCCTCCAG CAGGACCTCCTCCGATTCCTGACCATTTTGAAGCTCCACCAGCCCCAATGCACTATGGGCGACCTTCAGATCCTCCACCAGGGCCTTGTGCAGGGTGGTCTAGGCCACCTAGGATATCTAATGACTATTCTCCCTCAAGACATTCTGTGGAGCCTCCAGTTTCACATGCAGCTGGAG GACATGGTGGATGGAGACCTAGATAA
- the LOC136543500 gene encoding protein HUA2-LIKE 2-like isoform X2 has translation MAPAKRKRAAAAAAAAAAAASKWKVGDLVLAKMKGFPAWPAMISEPEQWKMPSTKKKPLVYFYGTKQIAFCNYADLEAFTEEKKRSLLAKRHGKGADFLRAVDEIIEVYDSLRDKGNNKVDLGAEEVKPGVEKFAENNSCMDTENLVSSSYMHNDKKIEDHYVTTRRHDMVNSDRPSVTIMGDECCVVNSAPEPAENVSVLDEMRDISLRTNSFSNKQRDAQPQNCYTRSRVPSLRKSRSSISVESRKAQGSGKFFYHTNLASIDLVPGEHKEHSSRHRHEDDKANSGSVSTSDNVWLHSGGGTSNQPTLGASNSNRMFNPPAKVDSTCNSEASENGTSETELKSNGTSNTAVIFTRKRKSDRKPVPHYKDCTTPNKDEQLRAEYSEILPDSPNSKNEVSKSDGDEHLPLVKRARVRMGRSQLEDSPVDEIDASNKKPELATTLDQCDRNGKPASPANDYLADQVSTVVNSASNPSCKFDTTILLKEAHLPWKNKEYHPKILALDVEAALPPSKRLHRALEAMSANVAENINNIPEVTGPNEMALNGSLLTANSHSNKSADAVVTVSNNPVIVQSPEPSLDTQFVHNPSGKCTSEPILQNNTIPDSASVPSRENDSCEETLMDTKTANGSCVFSELDNDSCGKTSALCMKLNRPALDVTQATSVPDRLSSCLEKASENVSASGVKETKPFGSAVCDVDRSAEPIDRSNNNVMSNTIQHSETIVVDSVNNVGDTASNSSLATKSSSIQSDADTRTSEVHTFSSLALKELNHRKIKDRSTSPDSMPMKELIAVAQARRFSRSTSFPDNFLNAKYIPETSINTPPKEGSHRQLSPSNRIIRPTSGNDNVHSRSPFDNIQPKKLAGHDEANAARRSFKDFLSTLTRTKESISRATRLAIECAKFGIAGEAIDIIVEHLEKESNLYKRVDLFFLVDSITQCSRNQKGGSGDVYPSLIQAVLPRILYAAAPPGNSAWENRKQCLKVLKLWLERKTLSEYVIRHHIREIETINEASFGSSRRPSRTERALNDPLRDNEGMLVDEYGSNAGFQLPNLICTKVLEEEEESSSEDRSLSFEAVTPEQDAPYNDDNEESQIPVEKHHHILEEVDGELEMEDVAPPSDIEATTKCQTEQSDTNCAPSDQRHSDVGPPLPVDWPPSPPPLPSSPPPVPPPLPAPVPQSAQMQPKLQMASDPIGPHPPRTTYNVQSQQPHSIAEHPGNMNSSAASLPPPPFNNSGYGAQPNQIPPPPPMAPLNPPGPHGSFPAPPAPYHGNNYHRPPATTMPNEGYHLQPPPPPPPPNQFPSVPPEHQHRPHHWGNNCPPYPERYRYNGHDRGHHRHDRRHHGHDRQQHYDDRGYHYDDRGYHYDDRGHYFDDRRHHFDDREHHFDERAIRGPMHNEAADRGRYPFPPGPPPIPDHFEAPPAPMHYGRPSDPPPGPCAGWSRPPRISNDYSPSRHSVEPPVSHAAGGHGGWRPR, from the exons ATGGCGCCAGCGAAGAGGAAGCGCGCAGCGgctgcggcggccgcggcggcggctgccgCGTCCAAGTGGAAGGTGGGCGACCTCGTGCTCGCCAAGATGAAGGGCTTCCCGGCCTGGCCGGCTATG ATTAGTGAACCAGAGCAGTGGAAGATGCCTTCTACTAAAAAGAAACCGCTGGTTTATTTCTATGGTACTAAACAGAT TGCTTTCTGCAATTATGCTGATCTCGAGGCATTCACTGAAGAGAAAAAAAGATCTCTACTTGCTAAGCGACATGGTAAAGGGGCTGATTTCCTGAGAGCAGTTGATGAGATAATTGAAGTTTATGATTCTCTAAGGGATAAAGGTAATAACAAGGTTGACTTGGGTGCTGAAGAAGTAAAGCCAGGCGTAGAAAAGTTTGCTGAAAATAATAGCTGCATGGATACTGAAAATCTGGTCAGTAGCTCTTATATGCACAATGATAAAAAGATAGAAGATCATTATGTCACTACCAGGAGACATGACATGGTCAATTCTGACAGGCCTTCAGTCACTATAATGGGTGACGAGTGCTGTGTTGTAAATTCTGCCCCTGAGCCTGCTGAAAATGTATCCGTCCTTGATGAAATGAGGGATATTTCTTTGCGTACTAATTCATTTTCAAATAAGCAAAGGGATGCACAGCCACAAAATTGCTACACACGTAGTAGGGTTCCATCTCTGCGGAAGTCAAGAAGTTCAATAAGTGTGGAATCGAGAAAGGCTCAAGGTTCTGGTAAATTTTTTTATCATACCAATTTGGCTTCTATTGATTTGGTTCCTGGTGAACATAAGGAACATTCCAGTCGTCATAGGCATGAGGATGACAAAGCTAACTCAGGTTCTGTTTCTACATCAGATAATGTCTGGTTGCATTCTGGCGGAGGCACTTCCAACCAACCAACTTTGGGGGCTAGTAACAGCAACAGAATGTTTAATCCTCCTGCTAAGGTGGATAGTACTTGTAACAGTGAAGCATCTGAAAATGGAACTTCAGAGACAGAATTGAAATCAAATGGCACATCAAACACAGCAGTAATTTTCACGAGAAAAAGAAAATCAGATAGAAAACCTGTTCCTCATTATAAAGATTGTACAACACCAAATAAAGATGAGCAATTACGTGCTGAGTACAGTGAAATCCTTCCAGATTCTCCAAATTCGAAGAATGAAGTAAGCAAGTCAGATGGAGATGAGCACTTGCCATTGGTCAAAAGGGCAAGGGTCCGAATGGGAAGGTCTCAGTTGGAGGATTCACCAGTTGATGAAATTGATGCTTCTAATAAGAAGCCAGAGCTTGCAACAACCTTGGACCAATGTGATAGGAATGGTAAACCTGCAAGTCCTGCCAATGATTACTTAGCTGATCAGGTGTCCACAGTCGTAAATTCTGCTTCTAATCCGTCCTGCAAATTTGACACAACTATCCTGTTAAAGGAAGCTCATCTTCCTTGGAAGAATAAAGAATACCATCCAAAAATTTTAGCATTAGATGTGGAAGCTGCTTTGCCTCCTTCAAAACGCCTTCATCGTGCCTTAGAAGCGATGTCTGCTAATGTTGCTGAGAATATCAACAATATACCTGAAGTGACAGGACCAAATGAAATGGCTCTAAATGGCTCTTTGTTGACAGCAAACAGCCATTCTAATAAATCTGCAGATGCAGTAGTCACAGTATCCAATAATCCTGTAATAGTTCAAAGCCCTGAACCTTCTTTAGACACACAGTTCGTGCATAACCCATCGGGCAAATGTACCTCAGAACCAATTTTACAAAATAACACCATTCCTGATTCTGCTTCAGTTCCTTCAAGAGAAAATGATTCCTGTGAAGAAACCCTCATGGATACTAAAACGGCCAATGGTTCTTGTGTTTTTAGTGAACTAGATAATGATTCCTGTGGGAAAACTTCAGCCCTTTGTATGAAATTGAATCGGCCTGCACTTGATGTTACACAAGCCACATCTGTACCTGACCGGTTGTCTTCATGTTTGGAGAAAGCCAGTGAAAATGTGTCAGCAAGTGGTGTCAAAGAGACGAAACCATTTGGCTCTGCTGTTTGTGATGTTGACAGAAGTGCAGAACCGATTGACCGTTCAAACAACAATGTGATGAGCAACACTATACAACATAGTGAGACTATTGTAGTGGATTCAGTGAACAATGTGGGGGATACGGCAAGCAACTCTTCGTTGGCTACTAAATCATCCAGTATACAATCCGATGCAGACACCCGGACATCTGAAGT GCATACGTTCTCATCTTTGGCATTGAAAGAACTGAACCATAGAAAAATTAAGGACAGGAGCACTTCTCCAGATTCAATGCCAATGAAAGAACTTATAGCTGTTGCACAAGCTAGAAGGTTTTCTCGATCAACTTCCTTTCCAGATAACTTCCTAAATGCCAAGTATATTCCTGAGACATCAATAAATACACCTCCCAAGGAAGGATCACACAGGCAGTTGTCACCCTCAAATCGGATAATCAGGCCCACCTCTGGAAATGATAATGTTCATTCTCGGAGTCCTTTTGATAATATTCAACCGAAGAAATTAGCAGGGCATGATGAAGCCAATGCAGCACGAAGGTCTTTCAAAGATTTCCTCAGTACATTGACAAGAACCAAAGAAAGTATATCACGCGCGACACGTCTTGCTATTGAGTGTGCTAAATTTGGCATTGCTGGTGAG GCAATTGACATCATCGTTGAACACCTGGAAAAGGAATCAAATTTATATAAGAGGGTGGATCTCTTCTTTCTTGTAGATTCAATAACACAATGCTCCCGCAATCAGAAAG GTGGATCTGGAGATGTATATCCCTCTCTCATTCAGGCAGTTCTACCTCGAATTCTCTATGCTGCTGCACCTCCTGGAAACTCAGCATGGGAGAATCGAAAGCAATGTCTCAAG GTTTTGAAACTTTGGCTTGAAAGGAAAACACTTTCAGAATATGTCATCCGTCACCATATTAGAGAAATTGAGACTATCAACGAGGCATCATTTGGAAGTTCTCGCCGTCCTTCAAGAACAGAGAGAGCTCTAAATGACCCTTTGCGTGACAATGAAGGAATGCTTGTTGATGAGTATGGGAG CAATGCTGGTTTTCAGCTACCCAACTTAATTTGTACAAAAGTacttgaagaagaggaagaaagctCTTCTGAAGATAGGAGCTTGAGCTTTGAAGCTGTTACACCTGAACAGGATGCCCCATATAATGATGACAATGAAGAATCTCAAATACCTGTTGAGAAGCATCACCACATTCTTGAAGAGGTTGATGGTGAGCTTGAGATGGAGGATGTAGCTCCACCATCTGATATTGAAGCAACCACCAAATGCCAAACAGAGCAAAGTGACACCAATTGTGCACCATCTGATCAACGGCATTCAGATGTTGGCCCTCCACTTCCTGTGGACTGGCCTCCATCACCTCCGCCGTTGCCATCATCTCCTCCGCCTGTGCCACCTCCTCTACCTGCCCCCGTTCCTCAGAGTGCGCAGATGCAGCCTAAATTACAAATGGCATCTGATCCCATTGGGCCGCATCCTCCAAGAACTACATAT AATGTTCAAAGTCAACAACCGCATTCAATTGCAGAGCACCCAGGTAACATGAATTCTTCTGCTGCATCATTGCCACCCCCACCTTTTAATAATTCGGGATATGGAGCGCAACCAAATCAGATACCACCTCCCCCACCAATGGCACCACTCAATCCTCCTGGTCCCCATGGTAGTTTCCCTGCTCCCCCAGCACCATACCATGGGAATAACTATCATCGGCCTCCAGCCACAACAATGCCTAACGAGGGATATCATCTGCAACCACCACCCCCTCCACCACCTCCAAATCAATTCCCTTCTGTGCCGCCAGAACACCAACATAGGCCACATCACTGGGGTAATAACTGTCCACCTTATCCTGAGAGATATCGGTACAATGGACATGATCGAGGTCATCACAGACATGATAGAAGGCATCATGGGCATGACAGACAACAACATTATGATGATAGAGGATACCACTATGATGATAGAGGATATCACTATGATGATAGAGGCCATTACTTCGATGATAGAAGACATCATTTTGATGACAGAGAACATCACTTCGATGAGAGAGCTATTAGGGGGCCAATGCACAATGAGGCTGCTGACAGGGGAAGATATCCTTTTCCTCCAG GACCTCCTCCGATTCCTGACCATTTTGAAGCTCCACCAGCCCCAATGCACTATGGGCGACCTTCAGATCCTCCACCAGGGCCTTGTGCAGGGTGGTCTAGGCCACCTAGGATATCTAATGACTATTCTCCCTCAAGACATTCTGTGGAGCCTCCAGTTTCACATGCAGCTGGAG GACATGGTGGATGGAGACCTAGATAA